From Pagrus major chromosome 6, Pma_NU_1.0, one genomic window encodes:
- the dip2bb gene encoding disco-interacting protein 2 homolog B-A isoform X2: protein MALPMPTKRRSTYVQSPIETRTPPDSSSGSDDETSQVRRQSSVIATPPQVHPNLQSPDSWINRTVQGSSTSSSASSTLSHGEAKPQPQSQPQPQPQPQPQYKPQYQPQYQPHYQPQYQPQHHHQPERPHTAAVTNMLAQSRIAPAENNAPPPDVTAVAPPSRGPRVDLPSNAIVRGMSRGQSRSSMMETADGVPVNSRVSTKIQQLLNTLKRPKRPPLSEFFTDDAEEIVEVPQPDPNTPKPEGRQIIPVKGEPLGVVSNWPPALQAALARWGATQGKSPALTALDITGKPLYTLTYGKLWSRSVKLAYTLLNKLGTKNEQILKPGDRVALVYPNSDPGMFWVAFYGCLLAEVIPVPIEVPLSRKDAGISQVGFLLGSCGVGLALTSEICLKGLPKTPTGEIMQFKGWPRLKWVVTDSKYLTKPSKDWQPHIPTANTDPAYIEYKASKDGTVVGVAVSKVAMLTHCQALTQACNYCEGETLVNVLDFKKDMGLWHGVLTAVMNRIHTISVPYAVMKACPLSWVQRVHVNKARVALVKCRDLHWAMMAHRDQRDTSLASLRMLVVADGANPWSVSSCDAFLNVFQSHGLKPEVICPCATSPEAMTVAIRRPGVPGAPLPARAILSLGGLSHGVIRVNTEDKNSALTVQDVGHVMPGALMCIVRPDGPPQLCKTDEIGEIIVNSRAGGNMYYGLPGVTKNTFEVIPVNANGVPIGEIPFVRSGLLGFVGPGSLIFVVGKIEGLLMVSGRRHNADDLVATALAVEPVKTVYRGRIAVFSVTVFYDERVVIVAEQRPDASEEDSFQWMSRVLQAIDSIHQVGLYCLALVPANTLPKTPLGGIHISDTKQFFLDGNLHPCNILMCPHTCVTNLPKPRQKQPVGVGPASVMVGNLVAGKRIAQAAGRDLGMIDDQDLVRKHQYLTEALHWRAQTDPDHVLFVLLNAKGVAVSTATCVQLHKRAEKIAAALMEKGSINTGENVVLLYPPGIDLIAAFYGCLYAGCVPVNVRPPHPQNLAATLPTVRMIIDVSKAACILTTQHLMRTLRSKEAAASVNIKTWPTIIDTDDLPRRRPPQIYKPPTAEMIAYLDFSVSTTGMLTGVKISHAAVSALCRSIKLQCELYSSRQIAICLDPYCGLGFVLWCLASVYSGHQSILIPPFELESCLSLWLSTLSQYRIRDTFCSYSVMELCTKGLGTQTELLKARGVNLSCVRSCVVIAEERPRLALTHSFSKLFKDIGLSSRAVSTAFGSRVNLAICLQGTTGPDPCTVYVDMKSLRHDRVRLVERGAPQSLPLMESGKILPGVRVIIVNPETRGPLGDSHLGEVWVNSPHSASGYYTIYGEESLQANHFNTKLSFGDPQTLWARTGYLGFVKRTELLDASGDRHDALFVVGSLDETLELRGLRYHPIDIETSVSRAHRSIAESAVFTWTNLLVVVSELCGSEQDALDLVPLITNVVLEEHHLIVGVVVIVDPGVIPINSRGEKQRMHLRDSFLADQLDPIYVAYNM, encoded by the exons ATGGCGCTCCCAATGCCTACCAAGCGACGCTCCACATATGTGCAATCTCCCATTGAAACCCGCACACCACCAG ACTCCTCATCAGGTTCTGATGATGAGACGTCGCAGGTGCGCAGGCAGTCATCAGTGATCGCTACTCCGCCTCAGGTCCATCCCAACCTGCAGAGCCCAGACTCTTGGATCAACCGCACGGTCCAgggctcctccacctcctcctcggCCTCCTCCACCCTGTCCCATGGAGAGGCCAAGCCGCAGCCTCAGAgccagcctcagcctcagcctcagcctcagcctcagtaCAAGCCGCAGTACCAACCTCAGTATCAGCCTCACTACCAACCACAGTACCAGCCTCAGCACCACCATCAGCCTGAGCGaccacacactgcagctgtgacgaACATGCTGGCTCAAAGTCGCATAG CCCCAGCAGAGAACAACGCCCCCCCTCCAGATGTGACAGCTGTGGCCCCTCCATCAAGGGGCCCACGGGTGGACCTGCCCTCCAACGCCATAGTCCGAGGGATGAGCCGTGGGCAGAGCCGCTCGAGTATGATGGAGACTGCGGACG GAGTTCCTGTGAACAGCAGAGTATCCACAAAGATCCAGCAGCTGCTGAACACCCTGAAGAGGCCGAAGAGGCCCCCGCTCAGCGAGTTCTTCACAGACGATGCAGAGGAGATCGTGGAAG TGCCCCAGCCGGACCCCAACACACCAAAGCCGGAGGGCCGTCAGATCATCCCAGTTAAAGGAGAGCCTTTGGGAGTGGTCAGTAACTGGCCCCCAGCCCTGCAGGCAGCGCTGGCCCGTTGGGGGGCCACTCAGGGGAAGAGCCCCGCTCTCACTGCTCTTGACATCACGGGCAAACCACTGTATACACTGACTTACG GGAAGCTGTGGAGCCGCAGCGTGAAGCTGGCGTACACCCTCCTCAACAAGCTGGGCACCAAGAATGAGCAAATCCTCAAACCTGGAGACCGG GTGGCGTTGGTGTACCCCAACAGCGACCCTGGGATGTTCTGGGTGGCCTTCTACGGCTGCCTCCTGGCTGAAGTTATACCTGTACCTATTGAAGTACCACTGTCACGCAAG GATGCAGGTATCAGCCAGGTGGGATTTCTGCTCGGTAGCTGTGGTGTCGGTCTGGCTCTGACCAGTGAGATCTGTCTGAAGGGTTTACCCAAGACGCCCACTGGGGaaataatgcagtttaaag GCTGGCCACGACTAAAGTGGGTGGTGACAGATTCAAAATACCTGACCAAGCCTTCCAAAGACTGGCAGCCACACATCCCCACCGCCAACACTGACCCTGCATATATAGAG TACAAGGCAAGTAAAGATGGCACAGTGGTGGGTGTAGCTGTGTCTAAAGTAGCCATGTTGACCCACTGCCAAGCACTGACCCAGGCCTGCAACTACTGTGAGG GGGAAACTTTAGTGAATGTCTTGGACTTTAAAAAGGATATGGGACTGTGGCATGGAGTTCTcaca gcTGTGATGAACAGGATACACACTATCAGTGTTCCCTATGCTGTGATGAAGGCTTGTCCTCTCTCCTGGGTCCAGAGGGTCCATGTCAACAAAG CTCGTGTAGCTTTGGTGAAGTGCCGTGATCTACACTGGGCCATGATGGCTCATCGGGACCAGAGAGACACCAGTCTGGCTTCGTTACGTATGCTAGTTGTTGCTGATGGTGCTAACCCCT GGTCGGTGTCTTCCTGTGATGCCTTCCTGAACGTGTTTCAGTCCCACGGGCTGAAACCTGAGGTTATCTGTCCCTGTGCAACCTCCCCTGAGGCCATGACAGTAGCTATACGCAG ACCGGGAGTCCCTGGCGCACCCCTCCCTGCCCGTGCCATCCTGTCGTTGGGCGGCCTGAGCCACGGTGTCATCAGGGTCAACACCGAGGACAAGAACTCCGCCCTGACTGTACAAGATGTGGGCCATGTCATGCCAGGAG ctctgatgtgCATTGTTAGGCCAGACGGGCCTCCTCAGTTGTGTAAAACTGATGAGATAGGAGAGATAATAGTAAACTCCCGCGCTGGAGGCAACATGTACTACGGCCTGCCTGGAGTCACCAAAAACACCTTTgag GTGATACCAGTTAATGCTAATGGAGTTCCCATTGGAGAGATTCCATTTGTGCGGTCAGGACTCCTGGGATTTGTTGGCCCA GGCAGCCTGATCTTTGTGGTGGGGAAGATCGAAGGTCTGTTGATGGTCAGCGGGCGGAGACACAACGCTGATGACTTGGTGGCAACTGCTCTTGCTGTGGAGCCAGTTAAGACTGTTTATCGTGGGAG gatcgctgtgttttcagtcacagtGTTTTATGATGAGAGGGTTGTGATTGTGGCGGAGCAGAGGCCAGATGCCAGCGAGGAGGACAGCTTCCAGTGGATGAGCCGGGTGCTTCAG GCTATTGACAGCATCCATCAGGTTGGCCTCTACTGTCTGGCTCTGGTCCCAGCCAACACCTTACCTAAAACACCCCTTGGAGGGATCCACATCTCTGACACCAAGCAGTTCTTCTTGGATGGCAACCTGCACCCCTGCAACATCCTAATGTGTCCCCATACATGTGTCACCAACCTGCCCAAGCCCCGCCAGAAGCAACCCG TCGGTGTAGGCCCTGCATCCGTCATGGTGGGTAACCTTGTGGCAGGGAAGAGGATCGCCCAGGCTGCAGGCAGGGACCTCGGCATGATTGATGACCAGGATCTTGTCCGGAAG catcagtatttgacagaGGCTCTACACTGGAGAGCACAGACGGACCCGGACCAcgtcctgtttgttcttcttAATGCCAAG GGTGTAGCAGTGAGCACAGCGACCTGCGTGCAGCTTCACAAGCGGGCGGAGAAGATAGCTGCAGCGCTCATGGAGAAAGGCAGCATCAACACTGGAGAGAACGTTGTACTTCTTTATCCTCCTG gCATTGATTTGATAGCTGCCTTCTATGGCTGTCTATACGCTGGATGTGTTCCCGTAAATGTCAGACCTCCGCACCCTCAGAACCTGGCAGCCACGCTGCCGACTGTCCGCATGATTATTGAT GTCAGTAAAGCTGCATGTATCCTAACCACTCAACATCTCATGAGGACTCTGCGCTCCAAAGAGGCTGCTGCCTCTGTAAACATTAAAACGTGGCCAACAATTATTGACACAG ATGACCTTCCTCGCCGCCGGCCGCCACAGATCTATAAACCGCCCACAGCAGAGATGATTGCTTATCTGGACTTCAGTGTGTCCACTACTGGCATGCTCACTGGGGTTAAG ATCTCTCATGCAGCTGTCAGTGCACTTTGTCGCTCCATaaagctgcagtgtgaactgtaCTCCTCTCGCCAAATAGCCATCTGCCTGGATCCTTACTGTGGTCTGGGCTTTGTCCTGTGGTGCCTCGCCAG TGTTTACTCAGGTCACCAGTCCATCCTGATTCCTCCCTTCGAGTTGGAGAGCTGCTTGTCGCTGTGGCTGAGCACGCTCAGTCAGTACCGTATCAGAGACACCTTTTGCTCTTACTCTGTCATGGAGCTCTGCACCAAAGGACTGGGTACTCAGACGGAGTTACTAAAG GCCCGTGGTGTGAACCTGTCGTGTGTGCGGAGCTGCGTTGTGATAGCAGAGGAACGCCCTCGCCTCGCCCTCACACACTCCTTCTCCAAGCTGTTCAAGGACATTGGGCTGTCGTCCAGAGCCGTCAGCACTGCTTTTGGTTCCAGGGTTAACCTGGCCATCTGCCTGCAG GGCACCACTGGTCCTGATCCCTGTACAGTTTATGTTGACATGAAGTCCCTCCGACATGACAG AGTGAGGCTGGTGGAGAGAGGAGCACCTCAGAGTCTTCCACTAATGGAGTCTGGAAAA aTACTGCCTGGTGTTCGGGTGATAATCGTAAATCCAGAGACCAGAGGTCCGCTGGGTGATTCTCATCTTGGAGAG GTCTGGGTGAACAGCCCTCACAGTGCCAGTGGCTACTACACCATCTACGGAGAGGAAAGTCTTCAGGCCAACCACTTCAACACCAAGCTCAGCTTTGGAGACCCACAGACCTTATGGGCTAGGACAGGATACTTGGGTTTTGTGAAGAGGACTGAGCTGCTGGATGCAAGCGGGG ATCGGCATGACGCTCTCTTTGTGGTGGGCTCACTGGATGAGACCTTGGAGCTAAGAGGACTGCGCTACCACCCAATCGACATTGAAACCTCAGTGTCCCGGGCTCACCGCAGTATTGCTGAGAG TGCTGTGTTTACGTGGACcaacctgctggtggtggtgtcGGAGCTGTGCGGTTCAGAGCAGGACGCGCTCGACCTGGTGCCTCTGATAACCAATGTGGTCCTGGAGGAGCACCACCTCATCGTGGGTGTGGTGGTTATTGTGGACCCCGGGGTTATACCCATCAACTCCAGGGGAGAGAAGCAACGCATGCACCTTCGCGACTCATTCCTCGCCGACCAGCTGGATCCAATCTATGTGGCTTACAACATGTGA
- the dip2bb gene encoding disco-interacting protein 2 homolog B-A isoform X1, translating into MADRGVDLSALPKEVRDQLAELDLELSEGDITQKGYEKKRTKLLAPYIIHTPVEPPRQNDVLPPAPSSSSSQAAPPSSSSRYRERRSRRTHRGGGTRDDRYRSDIHTEAVQAALAKHKEEKMALPMPTKRRSTYVQSPIETRTPPDSSSGSDDETSQVRRQSSVIATPPQVHPNLQSPDSWINRTVQGSSTSSSASSTLSHGEAKPQPQSQPQPQPQPQPQYKPQYQPQYQPHYQPQYQPQHHHQPERPHTAAVTNMLAQSRIAPAENNAPPPDVTAVAPPSRGPRVDLPSNAIVRGMSRGQSRSSMMETADGVPVNSRVSTKIQQLLNTLKRPKRPPLSEFFTDDAEEIVEVPQPDPNTPKPEGRQIIPVKGEPLGVVSNWPPALQAALARWGATQGKSPALTALDITGKPLYTLTYGKLWSRSVKLAYTLLNKLGTKNEQILKPGDRVALVYPNSDPGMFWVAFYGCLLAEVIPVPIEVPLSRKDAGISQVGFLLGSCGVGLALTSEICLKGLPKTPTGEIMQFKGWPRLKWVVTDSKYLTKPSKDWQPHIPTANTDPAYIEYKASKDGTVVGVAVSKVAMLTHCQALTQACNYCEGETLVNVLDFKKDMGLWHGVLTAVMNRIHTISVPYAVMKACPLSWVQRVHVNKARVALVKCRDLHWAMMAHRDQRDTSLASLRMLVVADGANPWSVSSCDAFLNVFQSHGLKPEVICPCATSPEAMTVAIRRPGVPGAPLPARAILSLGGLSHGVIRVNTEDKNSALTVQDVGHVMPGALMCIVRPDGPPQLCKTDEIGEIIVNSRAGGNMYYGLPGVTKNTFEVIPVNANGVPIGEIPFVRSGLLGFVGPGSLIFVVGKIEGLLMVSGRRHNADDLVATALAVEPVKTVYRGRIAVFSVTVFYDERVVIVAEQRPDASEEDSFQWMSRVLQAIDSIHQVGLYCLALVPANTLPKTPLGGIHISDTKQFFLDGNLHPCNILMCPHTCVTNLPKPRQKQPVGVGPASVMVGNLVAGKRIAQAAGRDLGMIDDQDLVRKHQYLTEALHWRAQTDPDHVLFVLLNAKGVAVSTATCVQLHKRAEKIAAALMEKGSINTGENVVLLYPPGIDLIAAFYGCLYAGCVPVNVRPPHPQNLAATLPTVRMIIDVSKAACILTTQHLMRTLRSKEAAASVNIKTWPTIIDTDDLPRRRPPQIYKPPTAEMIAYLDFSVSTTGMLTGVKISHAAVSALCRSIKLQCELYSSRQIAICLDPYCGLGFVLWCLASVYSGHQSILIPPFELESCLSLWLSTLSQYRIRDTFCSYSVMELCTKGLGTQTELLKARGVNLSCVRSCVVIAEERPRLALTHSFSKLFKDIGLSSRAVSTAFGSRVNLAICLQGTTGPDPCTVYVDMKSLRHDRVRLVERGAPQSLPLMESGKILPGVRVIIVNPETRGPLGDSHLGEVWVNSPHSASGYYTIYGEESLQANHFNTKLSFGDPQTLWARTGYLGFVKRTELLDASGDRHDALFVVGSLDETLELRGLRYHPIDIETSVSRAHRSIAESAVFTWTNLLVVVSELCGSEQDALDLVPLITNVVLEEHHLIVGVVVIVDPGVIPINSRGEKQRMHLRDSFLADQLDPIYVAYNM; encoded by the exons ATATCCACACTGAGGCAGTACAAGCTGCCCTGGCTAAACATAAAGAGGAGAAGATGGCGCTCCCAATGCCTACCAAGCGACGCTCCACATATGTGCAATCTCCCATTGAAACCCGCACACCACCAG ACTCCTCATCAGGTTCTGATGATGAGACGTCGCAGGTGCGCAGGCAGTCATCAGTGATCGCTACTCCGCCTCAGGTCCATCCCAACCTGCAGAGCCCAGACTCTTGGATCAACCGCACGGTCCAgggctcctccacctcctcctcggCCTCCTCCACCCTGTCCCATGGAGAGGCCAAGCCGCAGCCTCAGAgccagcctcagcctcagcctcagcctcagcctcagtaCAAGCCGCAGTACCAACCTCAGTATCAGCCTCACTACCAACCACAGTACCAGCCTCAGCACCACCATCAGCCTGAGCGaccacacactgcagctgtgacgaACATGCTGGCTCAAAGTCGCATAG CCCCAGCAGAGAACAACGCCCCCCCTCCAGATGTGACAGCTGTGGCCCCTCCATCAAGGGGCCCACGGGTGGACCTGCCCTCCAACGCCATAGTCCGAGGGATGAGCCGTGGGCAGAGCCGCTCGAGTATGATGGAGACTGCGGACG GAGTTCCTGTGAACAGCAGAGTATCCACAAAGATCCAGCAGCTGCTGAACACCCTGAAGAGGCCGAAGAGGCCCCCGCTCAGCGAGTTCTTCACAGACGATGCAGAGGAGATCGTGGAAG TGCCCCAGCCGGACCCCAACACACCAAAGCCGGAGGGCCGTCAGATCATCCCAGTTAAAGGAGAGCCTTTGGGAGTGGTCAGTAACTGGCCCCCAGCCCTGCAGGCAGCGCTGGCCCGTTGGGGGGCCACTCAGGGGAAGAGCCCCGCTCTCACTGCTCTTGACATCACGGGCAAACCACTGTATACACTGACTTACG GGAAGCTGTGGAGCCGCAGCGTGAAGCTGGCGTACACCCTCCTCAACAAGCTGGGCACCAAGAATGAGCAAATCCTCAAACCTGGAGACCGG GTGGCGTTGGTGTACCCCAACAGCGACCCTGGGATGTTCTGGGTGGCCTTCTACGGCTGCCTCCTGGCTGAAGTTATACCTGTACCTATTGAAGTACCACTGTCACGCAAG GATGCAGGTATCAGCCAGGTGGGATTTCTGCTCGGTAGCTGTGGTGTCGGTCTGGCTCTGACCAGTGAGATCTGTCTGAAGGGTTTACCCAAGACGCCCACTGGGGaaataatgcagtttaaag GCTGGCCACGACTAAAGTGGGTGGTGACAGATTCAAAATACCTGACCAAGCCTTCCAAAGACTGGCAGCCACACATCCCCACCGCCAACACTGACCCTGCATATATAGAG TACAAGGCAAGTAAAGATGGCACAGTGGTGGGTGTAGCTGTGTCTAAAGTAGCCATGTTGACCCACTGCCAAGCACTGACCCAGGCCTGCAACTACTGTGAGG GGGAAACTTTAGTGAATGTCTTGGACTTTAAAAAGGATATGGGACTGTGGCATGGAGTTCTcaca gcTGTGATGAACAGGATACACACTATCAGTGTTCCCTATGCTGTGATGAAGGCTTGTCCTCTCTCCTGGGTCCAGAGGGTCCATGTCAACAAAG CTCGTGTAGCTTTGGTGAAGTGCCGTGATCTACACTGGGCCATGATGGCTCATCGGGACCAGAGAGACACCAGTCTGGCTTCGTTACGTATGCTAGTTGTTGCTGATGGTGCTAACCCCT GGTCGGTGTCTTCCTGTGATGCCTTCCTGAACGTGTTTCAGTCCCACGGGCTGAAACCTGAGGTTATCTGTCCCTGTGCAACCTCCCCTGAGGCCATGACAGTAGCTATACGCAG ACCGGGAGTCCCTGGCGCACCCCTCCCTGCCCGTGCCATCCTGTCGTTGGGCGGCCTGAGCCACGGTGTCATCAGGGTCAACACCGAGGACAAGAACTCCGCCCTGACTGTACAAGATGTGGGCCATGTCATGCCAGGAG ctctgatgtgCATTGTTAGGCCAGACGGGCCTCCTCAGTTGTGTAAAACTGATGAGATAGGAGAGATAATAGTAAACTCCCGCGCTGGAGGCAACATGTACTACGGCCTGCCTGGAGTCACCAAAAACACCTTTgag GTGATACCAGTTAATGCTAATGGAGTTCCCATTGGAGAGATTCCATTTGTGCGGTCAGGACTCCTGGGATTTGTTGGCCCA GGCAGCCTGATCTTTGTGGTGGGGAAGATCGAAGGTCTGTTGATGGTCAGCGGGCGGAGACACAACGCTGATGACTTGGTGGCAACTGCTCTTGCTGTGGAGCCAGTTAAGACTGTTTATCGTGGGAG gatcgctgtgttttcagtcacagtGTTTTATGATGAGAGGGTTGTGATTGTGGCGGAGCAGAGGCCAGATGCCAGCGAGGAGGACAGCTTCCAGTGGATGAGCCGGGTGCTTCAG GCTATTGACAGCATCCATCAGGTTGGCCTCTACTGTCTGGCTCTGGTCCCAGCCAACACCTTACCTAAAACACCCCTTGGAGGGATCCACATCTCTGACACCAAGCAGTTCTTCTTGGATGGCAACCTGCACCCCTGCAACATCCTAATGTGTCCCCATACATGTGTCACCAACCTGCCCAAGCCCCGCCAGAAGCAACCCG TCGGTGTAGGCCCTGCATCCGTCATGGTGGGTAACCTTGTGGCAGGGAAGAGGATCGCCCAGGCTGCAGGCAGGGACCTCGGCATGATTGATGACCAGGATCTTGTCCGGAAG catcagtatttgacagaGGCTCTACACTGGAGAGCACAGACGGACCCGGACCAcgtcctgtttgttcttcttAATGCCAAG GGTGTAGCAGTGAGCACAGCGACCTGCGTGCAGCTTCACAAGCGGGCGGAGAAGATAGCTGCAGCGCTCATGGAGAAAGGCAGCATCAACACTGGAGAGAACGTTGTACTTCTTTATCCTCCTG gCATTGATTTGATAGCTGCCTTCTATGGCTGTCTATACGCTGGATGTGTTCCCGTAAATGTCAGACCTCCGCACCCTCAGAACCTGGCAGCCACGCTGCCGACTGTCCGCATGATTATTGAT GTCAGTAAAGCTGCATGTATCCTAACCACTCAACATCTCATGAGGACTCTGCGCTCCAAAGAGGCTGCTGCCTCTGTAAACATTAAAACGTGGCCAACAATTATTGACACAG ATGACCTTCCTCGCCGCCGGCCGCCACAGATCTATAAACCGCCCACAGCAGAGATGATTGCTTATCTGGACTTCAGTGTGTCCACTACTGGCATGCTCACTGGGGTTAAG ATCTCTCATGCAGCTGTCAGTGCACTTTGTCGCTCCATaaagctgcagtgtgaactgtaCTCCTCTCGCCAAATAGCCATCTGCCTGGATCCTTACTGTGGTCTGGGCTTTGTCCTGTGGTGCCTCGCCAG TGTTTACTCAGGTCACCAGTCCATCCTGATTCCTCCCTTCGAGTTGGAGAGCTGCTTGTCGCTGTGGCTGAGCACGCTCAGTCAGTACCGTATCAGAGACACCTTTTGCTCTTACTCTGTCATGGAGCTCTGCACCAAAGGACTGGGTACTCAGACGGAGTTACTAAAG GCCCGTGGTGTGAACCTGTCGTGTGTGCGGAGCTGCGTTGTGATAGCAGAGGAACGCCCTCGCCTCGCCCTCACACACTCCTTCTCCAAGCTGTTCAAGGACATTGGGCTGTCGTCCAGAGCCGTCAGCACTGCTTTTGGTTCCAGGGTTAACCTGGCCATCTGCCTGCAG GGCACCACTGGTCCTGATCCCTGTACAGTTTATGTTGACATGAAGTCCCTCCGACATGACAG AGTGAGGCTGGTGGAGAGAGGAGCACCTCAGAGTCTTCCACTAATGGAGTCTGGAAAA aTACTGCCTGGTGTTCGGGTGATAATCGTAAATCCAGAGACCAGAGGTCCGCTGGGTGATTCTCATCTTGGAGAG GTCTGGGTGAACAGCCCTCACAGTGCCAGTGGCTACTACACCATCTACGGAGAGGAAAGTCTTCAGGCCAACCACTTCAACACCAAGCTCAGCTTTGGAGACCCACAGACCTTATGGGCTAGGACAGGATACTTGGGTTTTGTGAAGAGGACTGAGCTGCTGGATGCAAGCGGGG ATCGGCATGACGCTCTCTTTGTGGTGGGCTCACTGGATGAGACCTTGGAGCTAAGAGGACTGCGCTACCACCCAATCGACATTGAAACCTCAGTGTCCCGGGCTCACCGCAGTATTGCTGAGAG TGCTGTGTTTACGTGGACcaacctgctggtggtggtgtcGGAGCTGTGCGGTTCAGAGCAGGACGCGCTCGACCTGGTGCCTCTGATAACCAATGTGGTCCTGGAGGAGCACCACCTCATCGTGGGTGTGGTGGTTATTGTGGACCCCGGGGTTATACCCATCAACTCCAGGGGAGAGAAGCAACGCATGCACCTTCGCGACTCATTCCTCGCCGACCAGCTGGATCCAATCTATGTGGCTTACAACATGTGA